The Meles meles chromosome 6, mMelMel3.1 paternal haplotype, whole genome shotgun sequence DNA segment tccattctctGTTAGAAGCAAGTTATTAAACCTAGCCCCCACTTAAAAGGAGagagcctaggggcacctgggtggcttagtgggttagatctctaccttaggctcaggtcataatctcagagtcctgggatcgagccccacatcgggctctctgctcagcgggagcctgctttcccttcctctctctctgcctgcctctctgcctatttgtgctctctctctttgttaaataaataaatattaaaaaaaaaaaaaaaagagagactaaaCCTCCTGGAGGGAGAATTACCAAAGAATTTATGCTCCTGTTAAAATCACCATAGTAATCAGTAAATCTTGAGGTAGGTTTTTTGAGACGATGAAAGTTATCCTGTTCcactaattttagcatccatCCATTGATCCTGACTATAGCAATtattactgtgattttttttttttttagagagagagagagagagtttggggggggggaggaggctgcaggggggatggtggcagagggagaaggagagagaaaattccaAGTAGGcttctgagcagaaatcaagagtcagttgctcaactgactgagccactcagcaccCCATTACTGTGGTTTTCTaatgattttctatttcccttgAGCCTTCTACATTAATTGAAATCCTCCTGAAAGGagtatttatcttttcttccccatttccaGAATGTATGGAGTCATTTATCTATTTCAATCtttctgtgagtttttcatagatgtcctttatcaggttgaagaaGTTCCCTTCCATTCTTTGCTGAAtgtttatcatgaaagggtgctAGATTTTGCCAAATGCCTTTTATGCATCTAATAAGATAGTCATATGACTTTTGTCCTACActgattttcatatattgaacCAACCTCACATTCCTTTAATAAATCTCTTTGTCATGGTGTAGAATTCTTTTTACTTTACTGGTATAGGCTTGGTAGCGTTTTATTgcacatctgtattttttttttaaagattttatttatttatttgacagaaattacaagtaggcagagaggcaggcagagagagaggaggaagcaggctccctgctgagcagagagcccgatgcggggctcgatcccaggaccctgggatcatgacctgagccgaaggcagaggctttaacccactgagccacccaggtgcccctgtattttttttttttttaatttatttatttgacagagatccaagtaggcagagagacagagagaggaagcaggttcccccctgagcagagagccagatgcgggctccattccagaacctcccagaacctcaggatcatgacccaagccgaaggcagaggctttaacccactgagccacccaggagccccacacatCTGTATTCTTAAAGGacattggtctatagttttctttcctgGTGGTATCTTTACCTGATTTTGGTTTCATATTGCCTCATGGAATGAGGTGGAAATTAttctcttctactttttggaGAAGTGTGTAGTCTAGTTTTAACAGCAGCACAGTATTTCAGTGAGTGAATATGTTTAACTAGTTCCTTATCTAGGGATCTTTTGCATATGACAACGCTGCACTGACTTCATCTATACAAACAAGTACATCTGTACTTTTTAGGTCAAAgggtatgtatattttaaatttagatattGGTAATCTGGTCTCTAAAAAATTACAGGCTactgttttcatttaaataacCTTCACTGTTATCTCAGTATGTGttatgtgtgtgtaagtgtgtgtgtgtgcatgtatctACGTACGTATATTTGTGTTGCATGTGTTTATGAATAATCAGGAAGTCTTTGGATCTGACGTGGACTTTGTACTTCTTAGGTGGAGCAGGCAGCTCAAAACTTATTctaattcctttcctttcctccttgagATGTATTTAGACTTTAGTGACAAGTCCTCTAAGTGCTTGCAGATTTTTGGACATCTGCTGAGTCCTAGGGTAAGTGGTGGGAGACCTGGTCTGCAGTtgtttcaaccttttttttttttttttttttaagatttttttacttattttagagagagcatgagaagggagaagcttagagggagaagcaaactccctgtggagctgggagcccaatgtgggactcgatcccaggagatcggggatcataacctgagccaaaggcagttgctgaaccaactgggccacccaggtgcccagtctcTACCCTTCTTATAGTAATACCCAACAAACTCCACGTTGCAGAAAAATTTACTTAAATGGGGAAAAGCATCAGTCACCATTAGCATCCTTCAATCCACAGAGGTTATTCTGCTGTTAGGAACAGGATCCTGAGTAACTTGCAGCTAGCTATGGGATACATAGAGCAATGCGTACTTCCTGTCCTGAAGATGAAGAAGTATGAACATGAGAAGAAAGTATGTGGTTGGAGAAATAAAGCTCAAAGAAGCCAGTGGTAGATTtgtgccatttttattacataaaagATCAGAAAATTCAAGAGTACAATACTGCCTATTTTCTTGTTTGAAGATCAGACCTTATCTAGTTTATTTAATATTCACCACAGCTGCAGGAAATTAAACCGAACTTTTAGCAGGTATCGCATACGGACCTGGTTGGGGTTATAGACAATAAATTCATTGTAGTTGAGGGTATAACCCTCTGGATTCAGCACTCCTGTGTCACTTGCTGGTCCTAAGGGTACCATACTCCCATTCCTGCCAAATGAAAAAAAGCGTGTCAATAACTGCCTCTGATTCAGAAGTTGGAATATAGAAAGGAGAGAGTCTTATCTGGCCAAAAGAAGTCTTCTGGCTTTATAGGCTCTGAGTACTCACAGGGTGATGAAGGAGGCAGGACTGGGAGCCATCTTGCCTAGTCCCTTTGTGCTATGTTTGCCCTGAAGTAATCTTTCTGCCTCAGGATTGGCCTCTAATAGCTCATTACACTGACCTAAAGCGACCTGCAAAGCAAAAAGATCTTTAAACACCCAAATCTTCCTGAGAACTGGATGGCTCTAAGGCCAAACAGAAAATCCCACTGGtactttcttcccctcctcctgcacAGGAATGGAATGGAAATTGCCCTTGGCTCCCCTTTCAAGTTCTCCCAGGTGAACCTCTTGGTTCTGGAATCAAACTTTTCTCTCTGGAAAAACAGGAACTAATAATAAACTAGAGATCATAAATATGTTCTTCTCACCTCTGATAAAAGCAGCAGTCCGGTATCCTTCACTTGAGAAGCAAAGCAGTAATTGGCACTCTTAGAAGACATGTCGGCGAAGTAGATTCCTTTCCCAAactgaaatatataaacaaactTGAAGGTCAGCTGCTTGATCCATTGTGTTAGCAAGAAGGCCTATACCACTGACCCTGTGTTTCATGATCTTAAACACAATATAGACCTTTCTCCATTTTCCCTTGCAATTCTTTTCCAGAGAAGCAGGTATATTCGTGAGTCTCTGCTTTCTGAGGGGGTAGAAAGGATATCTTTAGGAATTTAAAGAAAGAGGGATATAGTAAGAAATGTTAGggtgtgaaaaaagaaaaaaaagtcagggtTATCAGTGAGCTGGTTTACTTCTCGGGAAGGGTACTATGGAATCctaatctagaaaaaaaaaggggtgggaAAAGGACTAAGAAAATTATTGTATCCTTTACCCTTGTGCCTCCTTCCAGGATTCTACTCACCATGTAACCTGTGATGGGAGCCTCAGGTGGGGCAATTCGAAGCCCATGGCTCAGGATTCCCACCCAGTTACTAAGCCTGGAACCATGCCATAGCAGCATCCTAGGGAACAGTCATTATTATTGTACTCTGTTGCTCTCCAGCAGAGATAGGCCATAAGTATAAAAAAgccattttctcccattttccagaAGTTCCATAACTGCACTTCTGGCAAGGGAATGTCTTCCCAAACCCAAAGCTAAACTGAGACCTGTTATGAAGGTCCTCTCTGAAGGCTTCTTTCTCACCCTCCTTCTCCACTTCAAAGACGTCCAGCAAGGTCATAGTATAGTCCCTGTGTGTGGGAGCATGAGTAGACTGCAGGTACTGAGAAATCACctgtgagaagaaaggaaaagaaatggctgGTGTGGACTCTACAAGAGAACAAACCGAACTGAAGAACCTCAGGGCTTCTGGTAAAAATCAGAGACTTTCTGCTCCCTAATGGGCTcacaagacagagagaaagagctctaCCTTCCCCAATTCCTGGTAAACTGAAATTCTGCTCTATACAAGAGTTTGCTCTTGGGCAAcctcttgggtcccctccttTGGGAGCCTTGTATTAtcactcaataaaccttgcttgctgctcaccaaaaaagaaaaagaagttcgTTCTTAACCAGAGTAGTCACAGAACAGTGGGTAAGGAGCATGGGTCTTACaggtaggaaaataaatgatcatttttcttactttgaaCTCATAACTTTCATGGTCTAGAGGGTGCAAGGCACAATGTAGTTTTCTATAGTGTTGGTCCAGTGGGTGTTCTGGGCTTTGCAGCTCTGTCTTCACCAGCTTAATGGCAATTTCAATGTCTCCCAAAGCCTGACAAGATGAGATATAGGATCAATGTGTAGGGACTTGAAACCAGAGAGTAATACTTCCCAATCCACACGTCTCACCTCTAGTAATTGTACTTTGTCTGACAGTTCTTTCTCTGTCCGGATTAATGGAGGGGTACGGAGTCTAAGGACAGAGATATAATCCATAATCAGTTCTCTGATGGGTGGCCAAACGCATATGACTAAAAGTAACAGACTAAAGATAAAACAAACACACCGTATAATACAGATATTGACATCTGGGactagaaattcttttttatgggttCCCTTAATGTATTATCAGATGTACAGTTTTGTAATTTGAAAGTCATCTCTGCAAGTTCAGTTACTATCCCTCACCTTACAGCggccccttcacccatttcacccacccccaacccctttcctctgtctgttctctgtatctatgaatttttgttttgttttgttttagaatctacatgaatgaagtcatatggtatttgtttttctctgttggcttattttgcttagcataataccatcaaGATCCATCCAACCATGttgtgcaaatggcaagatttcactcttttttataactgagtagtattccattgtatgtatatatatatatcacttcttctttatccattcatctgtagtgaacacaggttgtttccgtatcttggctattgtaaatgatgctgcaatgaacacagggacgcacatctttttgaatttgtgtcttcatatttttcagataaatatccagaagtggaatggttgggtcatatggtagttctactcttaattctttgaagaatctccatactgtttcctaTAGTGGCTGTGCTAATTTACAGTTCTATCAGTAGTATACAagagttccttttcctccacatcctctccaacacttgttatttcttttttttttttttttaaagattttatttatttatttgacagagagagagatcacaagtaggcagagaggcaggcagagagagaggaggaagcaggctccctgcagagcagagagcccgatgcggggctcgatcccaggaccctgagatcatgacctgagccgaaggcagcggcttaatccactgagccacccaggcgccccaacccttgttatttcttgttatCGATAATAcccaaatcttattttttaaataagatatatCAACATCAAAAAGTAACAGCTTGGATATAGTCCTGTCTAGAAACAGAAGTAGACCTGCTGACCACTCAGGGTTATTTTTAGGTCATAGAGTGctataaagcaagaaaagaataaaaacagaaaaagcaccAGAATATAGA contains these protein-coding regions:
- the PARP2 gene encoding poly [ADP-ribose] polymerase 2 isoform X3; translated protein: MLNQTNLQFNNNKYYLIQLLEDDARRHFSVWMRWGRVGKMGQHSLVACSGDLNKAKEIFQKKFLDKTKNNWEDREKFEKVPGKYDMLAMDYTTNTQSEEESKGDSLKSPLKPESQLDLRVQELIELICNVQAMEEMMVEMKYDTKKAPLGKLTVTQIKAGYQSLKKIEDCIRAGQHGRALMEACNEFYTRIPHDFGLRTPPLIRTEKELSDKVQLLEALGDIEIAIKLVKTELQSPEHPLDQHYRKLHCALHPLDHESYEFKVISQYLQSTHAPTHRDYTMTLLDVFEVEKEGEKEAFREDLHNRMLLWHGSRLSNWVGILSHGLRIAPPEAPITGYMFGKGIYFADMSSKSANYCFASQVKDTGLLLLSEVALGQCNELLEANPEAERLLQGKHSTKGLGKMAPSPASFITLNGSMVPLGPASDTGVLNPEGYTLNYNEFIVYNPNQVRMRYLLKVRFNFLQLW
- the PARP2 gene encoding poly [ADP-ribose] polymerase 2 isoform X2 codes for the protein MAARRRGTRSNRVGESVKTLLLKGKAPVDPECTAKVGKAHVYCEGNDVYDVMLNQTNLQFNNNKYYLIQLLEDDARRHFSVWMRWGRVGKMGQHSLVACSGDLNKAKEIFQKKFLDKTKNNWEDREKFEKVPGKYDMLAMDYTTNTQSEEESKGDSLKSPLKPESQLDLRVQELIELICNVQAMEEMMVEMKYDTKKAPLGKLTVTQIKAGYQSLKKIEDCIRAGQHGRALMEACNEFYTRIPHDFGLRTPPLIRTEKELSDKVQLLEALGDIEIAIKLVKTELQSPEHPLDQHYRKLHCALHPLDHESYEFKVISQYLQSTHAPTHRDYTMTLLDVFEVEKEGEKEAFREDLHNRMLLWHGSRLSNWVGILSHGLRIAPPEAPITGYMFGKGIYFADMSSKSANYCFASQVKDTGLLLLSEVALGQCNELLEANPEAERLLQGKHSTKGLGKMAPSPASFITLNGSMVPLGPASDTGVLNPEGYTLNYNEFIVYNPNQVRMRYLLKVRFNFLQLW